The Fortiea contorta PCC 7126 genome has a segment encoding these proteins:
- a CDS encoding DGQHR domain-containing protein: MKDTTSDRTAEIAQEYINREDTEQQVLALLLEKFLGRKDQILVQKTEMGSTEAYVGSVTLEWFAGRVKFASGLPLFDKKYNSATDNIEIDADSIDEIQQRPLDWSRQAPLVQYLAARQNHKFPPVLVVINQPWVDNPQATEWDGEGRATKSTTDFVPLDQDGKVGLLNISEADVTIYALDGQHRLMGVQGLMELIKTHKLQRYKKEKVADESFITVNDLIDKYQVDLAYLQNLPQEKIGIEFICAVAAGETRTQARRRVRSIFVHVNLMAAPLTKGQLAQLNEDDGFAIAARKIAVTHPLLEQRKERNPRVNWNSATVAANSTVLTTLQALQDMSERYLGQKFPHWKPLEKGLIPMRPEDEELQQGIAEFRNLFDYLANLPSYQILEHEDTPALRRFSFEKDGGEGNMLFRPVAQVALAQALGILVFKKGFSLADIFKKLRKFDQQGGFSGMEYPQSLWYGVLYDPNKKRVQVAGRDLAAKLLVYILGGIQEPMERAELRKALADARTMEDQTIGFDGNFVEPKAVGLPPILN; this comes from the coding sequence ATGAAAGACACAACATCTGACCGAACTGCGGAAATCGCTCAAGAGTACATAAACCGAGAAGACACGGAACAACAAGTTCTCGCTTTGCTCTTGGAGAAGTTTTTGGGGAGAAAAGACCAGATTCTCGTTCAAAAAACAGAGATGGGATCTACTGAGGCTTATGTTGGTTCTGTGACTTTAGAATGGTTCGCAGGTCGGGTTAAATTCGCCTCTGGTTTACCTCTGTTTGACAAGAAGTATAATTCAGCGACTGATAATATCGAGATTGACGCAGATAGCATTGACGAAATTCAGCAACGTCCTTTGGATTGGTCACGTCAAGCACCGTTGGTACAGTATTTAGCAGCGCGACAAAATCATAAATTCCCGCCGGTGCTGGTAGTAATTAATCAACCGTGGGTGGATAATCCCCAAGCGACTGAGTGGGATGGGGAAGGACGCGCCACTAAGTCTACCACTGATTTTGTTCCTCTTGATCAAGATGGTAAAGTTGGTCTGTTGAATATTTCTGAAGCTGATGTCACCATTTATGCATTGGATGGTCAACATCGGTTGATGGGTGTACAGGGATTGATGGAGTTAATTAAAACTCACAAACTCCAACGTTATAAAAAAGAGAAAGTTGCTGATGAGAGTTTTATTACAGTCAATGATTTGATAGACAAGTATCAAGTAGACCTGGCTTATCTGCAAAATTTACCCCAGGAAAAAATCGGGATCGAGTTTATTTGTGCGGTTGCGGCTGGGGAAACTCGCACTCAAGCCAGACGCAGGGTGAGATCGATTTTTGTTCACGTCAACTTGATGGCTGCACCGTTGACAAAAGGTCAGTTAGCGCAGTTGAATGAGGATGATGGTTTTGCGATCGCTGCAAGAAAAATTGCCGTTACCCATCCACTATTAGAACAACGAAAAGAGCGCAATCCTCGTGTGAATTGGAATAGTGCAACAGTAGCTGCCAATTCTACAGTTTTAACGACCTTGCAAGCGCTGCAAGATATGTCTGAGCGATATCTGGGTCAAAAATTCCCTCACTGGAAACCTTTAGAAAAAGGGCTAATTCCCATGCGTCCAGAGGATGAAGAACTGCAACAGGGAATTGCAGAATTTAGAAACCTATTTGATTATTTAGCGAATCTTCCCAGTTATCAAATTTTAGAACATGAGGATACACCAGCTTTGCGGCGGTTCAGTTTTGAGAAAGACGGTGGTGAAGGAAATATGCTTTTTCGTCCAGTTGCTCAAGTTGCATTAGCGCAAGCTCTAGGAATTTTAGTATTTAAAAAAGGCTTTTCTTTGGCAGATATTTTTAAGAAGTTGCGGAAGTTTGATCAGCAAGGTGGTTTTAGTGGGATGGAATATCCTCAATCTCTTTGGTATGGGGTTTTATATGATCCAAATAAGAAGCGGGTACAGGTTGCGGGAAGAGATTTAGCGGCGAAATTATTGGTTTATATTTTGGGTGGAATTCAAGAACCAATGGAACGTGCTGAACTGCGTAAAGCTTTAGCGGATGCGAGGACTATGGAAGATCAAACTATTGGTTTTGATGGGAACTTTGTGGAACCGAAAGCAGTGGGACTTCCACCAATTTTGAATTAG
- the dndC gene encoding DNA phosphorothioation system sulfurtransferase DndC yields the protein MATAQQPENKGQRSRTVADLVADIQALTTEIQQLYCLDDIPWVVGYSGGKDSTATLQLVWNAIAALPPSQRTKTIYVITTDTLVENPIVAAWVRNSLKQMKSQTQEQKLPFEPHLLQPDFKETFWVGLIGKGYPAPKGKFRWCTERLKINPSNRFIRDVIRASGEAIVVLGTRKAESTKRANRMKKLEIFRVRDRLSPNMNLPNSLVYSPIEDWENDEVWIYLMQWKNPWGYSNQDLFTMYRGASADNECPLVVDTTTPSCGSSRFGCWVCTLVSQDKSLAAMIQNDEEKEWMQPLLDFRKELDAEETRDKRDFRRRNGDVQLYERNLEDRTSIEPIPGPFIKEAREDWLRKLLTVEKQLRQKAPENMRDITLLTLEEMSEIRRIWLEERHEFDDSLPRIYQEVTGVEFQDPRPGADYSLLGRDEWIVLEEICQGDAMHLELMAKLLDTERQYRKKTRRVGIYDSLEKCFHTSSRSPEEAIKNARLKRELSEAVNQGDVAKVKQMTLGDVTPIIDENKSETEQKVTWAKMKFAQENS from the coding sequence ATGGCTACAGCACAACAACCAGAAAACAAGGGTCAGCGATCGCGTACTGTAGCAGATTTAGTAGCAGATATCCAAGCGCTCACTACTGAAATTCAACAACTATACTGTCTCGATGACATCCCTTGGGTGGTGGGTTACTCAGGAGGAAAAGATAGTACTGCGACTTTACAGCTGGTGTGGAATGCGATCGCCGCACTTCCACCATCCCAGCGAACGAAAACAATATACGTGATCACCACAGACACACTTGTCGAAAATCCCATCGTTGCTGCTTGGGTACGCAATTCGCTCAAACAGATGAAATCTCAAACTCAAGAGCAAAAATTACCATTTGAACCCCATTTGCTACAACCAGATTTTAAAGAAACATTTTGGGTAGGTTTGATTGGTAAAGGTTATCCAGCACCAAAAGGAAAATTTCGCTGGTGTACAGAACGACTGAAAATCAACCCCTCGAATCGGTTTATTCGAGATGTCATTCGAGCTAGTGGAGAAGCGATCGTCGTTTTGGGGACTCGCAAAGCCGAAAGCACAAAACGCGCTAACAGAATGAAAAAATTAGAAATTTTTAGAGTGCGCGATCGCCTTAGTCCCAACATGAATTTACCTAACTCCCTAGTTTACAGCCCCATTGAAGACTGGGAAAATGATGAAGTCTGGATTTATCTAATGCAGTGGAAAAACCCTTGGGGGTACAGCAATCAAGATTTATTTACTATGTACAGAGGTGCTTCTGCAGATAATGAGTGTCCCTTAGTTGTTGACACCACCACTCCTAGCTGCGGTAGTTCTCGGTTTGGTTGCTGGGTCTGTACATTAGTTAGTCAAGATAAATCATTGGCGGCTATGATTCAGAATGACGAAGAAAAAGAGTGGATGCAACCTCTACTTGATTTTCGTAAAGAATTAGATGCTGAAGAAACCCGTGATAAAAGAGATTTTCGCCGGAGAAATGGTGATGTCCAACTATACGAACGTAACTTAGAAGATAGAACATCTATTGAACCTATTCCTGGCCCGTTTATTAAAGAAGCGCGAGAAGATTGGCTCAGAAAGTTACTGACAGTTGAAAAACAACTTCGTCAAAAAGCACCAGAAAACATGCGAGATATAACCTTACTAACTCTAGAAGAAATGAGCGAAATTCGCCGCATTTGGTTAGAAGAACGCCACGAATTTGACGACAGCTTACCTAGGATTTATCAAGAAGTAACGGGCGTTGAATTTCAAGACCCCCGTCCCGGTGCTGACTATAGCCTATTAGGTCGTGATGAATGGATAGTATTAGAAGAAATTTGCCAAGGCGATGCAATGCACTTAGAATTGATGGCAAAATTATTAGACACAGAACGCCAGTATCGCAAAAAAACTCGCCGTGTAGGAATATATGACAGCCTAGAAAAATGTTTTCATACAAGTTCCCGCTCTCCAGAAGAAGCAATTAAAAATGCTCGCCTCAAACGTGAATTAAGCGAAGCCGTCAATCAAGGTGATGTCGCCAAAGTCAAGCAAATGACCTTAGGTGACGTCACACCAATAATAGATGAAAATAAAAGCGAAACTGAGCAAAAAGTAACTTGGGCAAAAATGAAATTTGCTCAAGAAAATTCATAA
- a CDS encoding Uma2 family endonuclease, with translation MVANPNGNYMSPQEYWEWEERQEIKYEYINGEVFSMTGEIIPHTTIALNLASALKSHLRGGSCRAFMADAKVGISENGPFHYPDVVVSCDERDKQAIKFLQYPCLIVEVLSPSTAAYDRGEKFTHYRRIKTLREYVIIDAEKIGLDCFRLNDRGFWELHPYEQGNEVNLTSVDFHFSISLVYEDVQLTLEQMNS, from the coding sequence ATGGTTGCAAATCCAAACGGAAATTATATGTCTCCCCAAGAATACTGGGAATGGGAAGAACGCCAAGAAATTAAATACGAATATATCAATGGTGAAGTCTTTTCCATGACTGGGGAAATTATCCCCCACACTACTATTGCTCTCAACTTAGCTTCAGCATTAAAAAGTCACCTCCGGGGTGGTTCTTGTCGCGCTTTTATGGCTGATGCAAAAGTAGGAATATCGGAAAATGGGCCTTTTCATTATCCAGATGTTGTGGTGAGTTGTGATGAAAGAGACAAACAAGCGATTAAATTTCTTCAATATCCTTGTTTAATTGTAGAAGTTCTTTCTCCCAGCACTGCAGCTTATGACCGAGGAGAGAAATTTACCCACTATCGCCGCATCAAAACTTTGCGAGAATACGTCATCATTGATGCAGAAAAAATTGGTTTAGATTGTTTTCGATTGAATGACAGAGGATTTTGGGAATTACATCCCTATGAACAAGGAAATGAAGTTAATTTAACCAGTGTTGATTTTCACTTTTCCATATCTTTAGTTTATGAGGATGTGCAGTTGACTCTAGAGCAAATGAATTCGTAA
- a CDS encoding HEAT repeat domain-containing protein, which translates to MYDEYDLSLLDVEEELESPLDKIEPLSAESEAAKPDPEVMLRLLENSAAQQRMLAARAFCDIEDARATPHLIRLLTDTCPLVRVSAAYGIGRNPSPEAVEPLITQLHRDWNGYVRKGVVWALGNCRDRRSLSPLADALKTDISAVRLWAASALVQMAEVNYEAIVGAIPPLIAALVQDPVAAVRSNCAWAIGQLCRELPSNVVYATAIDALIQSFAEDQDLGVREDAKASLLGVGDPRGLQLIETLEQEGWF; encoded by the coding sequence ATGTATGACGAATATGACCTAAGCCTACTCGATGTTGAGGAAGAGTTAGAAAGCCCCCTAGATAAAATAGAGCCGCTGAGTGCAGAGTCTGAAGCCGCAAAACCAGACCCAGAAGTCATGCTACGCCTGCTGGAAAATTCAGCAGCCCAGCAACGAATGCTAGCAGCGCGAGCTTTTTGCGACATTGAAGATGCACGCGCCACACCCCATTTAATTCGCCTGTTAACAGATACCTGTCCCCTCGTGCGGGTGAGTGCAGCTTATGGTATCGGACGTAACCCCAGCCCTGAAGCAGTAGAACCCTTAATCACCCAACTCCACCGCGATTGGAACGGCTATGTCCGCAAAGGCGTAGTTTGGGCTTTAGGAAACTGCCGCGATCGCCGTTCCCTCTCACCCCTCGCCGACGCCCTCAAAACCGACATCTCCGCAGTCCGGTTATGGGCAGCTAGCGCCCTAGTGCAGATGGCAGAAGTCAATTACGAAGCCATAGTCGGCGCTATCCCCCCATTAATTGCTGCCCTCGTTCAAGATCCTGTTGCCGCAGTCCGCAGTAACTGCGCTTGGGCAATTGGGCAACTATGCCGCGAACTGCCATCCAATGTAGTATACGCCACAGCCATCGACGCCCTGATTCAATCTTTCGCCGAAGACCAAGATTTGGGAGTGCGAGAAGACGCCAAAGCCTCACTATTAGGAGTGGGCGATCCTCGTGGCTTACAGCTAATAGAAACTCTAGAGCAAGAAGGCTGGTTTTAA
- a CDS encoding GNAT family N-acetyltransferase: MPHNLPPGYSLSLGSPADRALLLKFMQQSYQENFPHQDFSHLAQTVQQYLSPDTPLWWVAEDGEAELAPHLPIACLWVGNAIDQVEGSRHAHIFLLYVTSGHRRRGIGTALMQHIENWAQQRGDRQIGLQVFSSNSAALNLYNQLGYQTQSLWMIKSLQKGF; encoded by the coding sequence ATGCCGCACAACTTACCACCAGGGTATAGTCTCAGTCTTGGCTCACCAGCAGACCGGGCGTTGTTGCTCAAGTTTATGCAGCAAAGTTATCAAGAAAACTTTCCCCACCAGGACTTTTCCCACCTAGCCCAAACCGTCCAACAATACCTTTCCCCAGACACCCCCTTGTGGTGGGTAGCAGAAGATGGGGAAGCAGAACTCGCCCCCCATCTCCCCATCGCTTGTCTCTGGGTGGGAAACGCCATAGACCAAGTAGAAGGAAGTCGCCACGCCCACATATTTTTGCTTTATGTCACCAGCGGCCATCGACGCCGGGGAATAGGTACAGCCCTGATGCAGCATATAGAAAATTGGGCCCAGCAAAGAGGCGATCGCCAAATCGGCCTACAAGTATTTTCATCCAACTCAGCTGCATTAAATCTTTACAACCAGCTCGGCTATCAAACTCAATCCCTGTGGATGATAAAATCACTGCAGAAGGGATTTTGA
- a CDS encoding DNA phosphorothioation-associated protein 4, translating into MAETGRIRVAKDKADLVKALTSTDGGTGPFQTFADVIVFAAALGAKHKKRVPLGEISKREPSPIRIEYFASMGNDIFIKLLAINETQDIKTLSLHEEEYERQRNHIFEEYANGGLEILRNELRGSVDYAERILLFLSYERNNTEQKDEEFDLTKFLS; encoded by the coding sequence ATGGCAGAAACTGGCAGAATTAGGGTTGCGAAAGATAAAGCAGATTTAGTTAAAGCTTTAACCTCTACAGATGGTGGGACAGGGCCTTTTCAAACTTTTGCTGATGTGATCGTCTTCGCTGCTGCGTTGGGTGCGAAGCATAAAAAGCGCGTACCTCTGGGGGAAATTTCTAAAAGGGAACCATCACCAATTAGAATAGAATATTTCGCCTCAATGGGAAATGATATTTTCATAAAATTATTAGCAATTAATGAAACACAAGATATCAAAACACTCTCTCTTCATGAAGAAGAATATGAAAGACAACGCAATCATATTTTTGAAGAGTATGCGAATGGTGGATTGGAAATCTTGCGAAATGAGTTGCGCGGGTCTGTCGATTATGCAGAACGAATTTTGTTATTTCTCAGTTATGAGAGAAATAATACAGAGCAAAAAGATGAGGAATTTGATCTGACCAAATTCCTATCTTGA
- a CDS encoding AmpG family muropeptide MFS transporter, whose product MNPVRSLLQVFGSRKMAALLFLGFSSGLPLLLIGNTLKAWMTLEKVDLAAIGWFSLASLPYSLKFLWSPFLDRFTLPFLGRRRGWLILMQLALTVAIAFMAFQQPKQALQLLAINAIVIAFFSATQDIAVDAYRTDILDKLEMGAGAAVFILGYRLALLFAGALALILADIMPWSSVYLLMSGTMLLGIFATLFAPEPAGISPPASLADAVILPFGEFFQRRGVISALLILVFITLYKLGDALLSNMTTPFLLQIGFTKTDIGAIQVGMGLIATIVGALAGGSILSKIGINRSLWLFGILQAVSNFAYLFLAYAGKNYQAMVIAINIEQFCGGLGTAAFVAFLMSLCNQKFSATQYALLSSLMAVSRDLLAAPGGAIAQSTGWPLFFLITILAAIPGLLLLPVFAPWNPQIADLPRPGLEEEEDVWGTK is encoded by the coding sequence ATGAATCCAGTGAGATCGCTGTTACAAGTTTTCGGTAGCCGCAAAATGGCGGCTTTATTATTTTTAGGGTTTTCATCCGGTTTACCATTGCTATTAATCGGAAATACATTAAAAGCTTGGATGACCTTAGAAAAGGTAGATTTGGCAGCTATTGGCTGGTTCAGCCTTGCTAGTTTACCCTACTCCTTGAAGTTTCTCTGGTCGCCGTTCCTCGATAGATTCACTCTGCCATTTCTAGGACGGCGACGGGGTTGGTTAATCCTCATGCAATTGGCTTTGACGGTAGCGATCGCCTTCATGGCTTTTCAACAACCCAAACAAGCCCTACAACTGCTAGCCATTAACGCCATCGTCATCGCCTTTTTCAGTGCGACTCAAGATATCGCTGTAGACGCCTACCGCACCGACATCTTAGACAAACTAGAAATGGGCGCAGGGGCCGCAGTTTTTATCTTGGGTTATCGCCTCGCCCTCCTATTCGCAGGCGCCTTGGCGTTGATACTGGCCGATATTATGCCTTGGTCATCAGTTTATTTGCTCATGTCAGGCACAATGTTACTAGGGATTTTTGCCACCCTCTTCGCACCAGAACCAGCAGGAATTAGCCCCCCCGCCTCCCTAGCCGACGCCGTGATCCTCCCCTTTGGGGAATTCTTCCAGCGTCGTGGAGTCATCTCAGCTTTGTTAATTCTCGTGTTTATTACTCTCTACAAGCTTGGTGATGCCTTATTGAGTAACATGACCACACCATTTTTACTGCAGATCGGATTCACCAAAACCGATATTGGCGCAATTCAGGTAGGAATGGGGTTAATTGCCACCATTGTCGGCGCCTTAGCAGGTGGTTCAATTTTAAGTAAAATAGGCATCAATCGTTCACTCTGGTTATTTGGCATCCTCCAAGCCGTGAGTAATTTTGCTTACTTGTTTCTAGCTTATGCAGGTAAAAACTACCAAGCTATGGTCATCGCCATCAATATAGAACAGTTCTGTGGTGGGTTAGGGACAGCAGCATTTGTAGCCTTTTTGATGAGTTTGTGTAATCAAAAGTTCTCCGCCACTCAATATGCTTTGCTCTCCAGTTTAATGGCCGTCAGCCGCGATCTGCTCGCCGCCCCCGGTGGTGCGATCGCCCAAAGCACAGGTTGGCCCCTATTCTTCCTCATCACCATCCTCGCCGCTATCCCAGGACTACTTTTATTACCAGTGTTTGCTCCTTGGAATCCTCAAATTGCTGACCTACCCAGACCAGGACTTGAAGAAGAAGAGGATGTATGGGGAACCAAGTAG
- the dndD gene encoding DNA sulfur modification protein DndD has translation MIFLELILQNFGPYRGKQVINLNPKIDEENSHPIVLLGGMNGGGKTTLMDAIRLALYGQRAQCSTRGNLSYSDFLNQCVNSQIDPVQDTRIELLFEHIENDKPIKYRVVRSWTKNPKDNKDTLGILGDSDTWPDALVNIWDEYIENILPLGISNLFLFDGEQVKELAEQETPPPIVVEAIRGLLGLELADRLAVDLDILVNRKLKEVSNNKDLANIEEIETRLTQQQEDYQTTIEKLATIQNQLEELETRQNEAFDRFVSEGGKIAAERNQLELKQQAKTQQAEQLRQSMSELASGILPLALIPNLLTQVQSQGEKEFRYQQIQLSQDLLLERDERLLSWLNQEDISPQQVAKIQAFLLQDADKLYAKNIQITAPWLLATDQALSQLDNLIYHLHNAQKHAQQQLKTLENQEEEIHSLERQVQTAASPEDYTKLRQALATAQNQVVEAKANHETTRRQLGELETIISKSKKELSEYTVENIKHKNSEHIITSAAKVQETLKIFREKLTLRKLNKLEEEVKNCFLYLLHKTDLVYRIAIDTNTFGLSLYDLNGKPVPKHRLSAGEKQLLAIAFLWGLAKVSGRRLPVAIDTPLGRLDSSHRHNLVERYFPFASHQVILLSTDTEIGKQEVETLRDNRAIAHEYLLKYDSSTRQTTIEKGYFW, from the coding sequence ATGATATTTCTGGAACTTATATTACAGAACTTTGGCCCTTACCGAGGAAAACAGGTAATCAATCTTAACCCAAAAATTGACGAAGAAAATTCGCATCCAATTGTCCTCTTGGGTGGGATGAATGGTGGTGGAAAAACCACCCTCATGGATGCAATTCGCCTCGCTCTTTATGGACAACGTGCTCAATGTTCCACCCGTGGTAATTTAAGTTATAGCGATTTTCTCAATCAATGCGTTAACTCTCAAATAGACCCAGTTCAAGATACTCGAATTGAATTACTTTTTGAACACATCGAAAATGACAAGCCAATCAAATACCGTGTTGTGCGTAGTTGGACAAAAAATCCCAAAGATAATAAAGATACATTAGGCATTTTAGGCGACAGTGACACCTGGCCTGATGCTTTAGTGAATATCTGGGATGAATATATAGAAAATATCCTACCATTAGGGATTTCAAATTTATTTCTATTTGATGGAGAACAAGTTAAAGAACTCGCAGAACAGGAAACACCACCACCAATAGTAGTTGAAGCTATTCGCGGACTTTTAGGACTAGAATTAGCAGACCGTTTAGCAGTTGATTTAGATATTTTAGTTAACCGTAAACTTAAAGAAGTTAGTAATAACAAAGATTTAGCGAACATAGAAGAAATTGAAACTAGATTAACTCAACAGCAAGAAGATTATCAAACCACAATCGAGAAATTAGCAACCATTCAAAACCAGTTAGAAGAATTAGAAACTCGCCAAAACGAAGCTTTTGATAGATTTGTGTCTGAAGGGGGGAAAATTGCAGCCGAACGCAATCAGCTAGAACTCAAACAGCAAGCGAAAACACAACAAGCAGAACAACTGCGTCAGTCAATGTCTGAATTAGCATCTGGTATTTTACCCCTAGCATTAATTCCTAATTTACTGACTCAGGTACAATCACAAGGAGAAAAAGAATTTCGCTATCAACAAATCCAACTTTCTCAAGATTTGCTACTAGAGCGAGACGAACGCCTACTTAGTTGGCTCAATCAAGAAGATATTTCCCCTCAACAAGTTGCAAAAATTCAAGCATTTCTCCTTCAAGACGCAGATAAATTATATGCAAAAAATATCCAAATAACAGCACCTTGGCTATTAGCTACTGATCAAGCATTAAGCCAACTAGATAATCTGATTTATCACTTACACAACGCCCAAAAACATGCACAACAACAATTAAAAACTCTCGAAAATCAAGAAGAAGAAATTCACAGTCTAGAAAGACAAGTGCAGACAGCAGCATCACCAGAAGATTACACAAAACTGCGTCAAGCATTAGCAACAGCACAAAATCAAGTAGTGGAAGCTAAAGCTAACCACGAAACAACCCGTCGCCAATTAGGGGAATTGGAAACTATTATTAGCAAATCAAAAAAAGAATTAAGCGAATATACCGTAGAAAATATTAAACATAAAAATAGCGAACATATTATTACCTCAGCCGCAAAAGTTCAAGAAACACTGAAGATTTTTAGAGAAAAATTAACCCTGAGAAAACTGAATAAATTAGAAGAAGAAGTAAAAAACTGCTTCCTCTATTTGCTGCACAAAACAGATTTAGTGTATCGCATTGCCATTGATACCAACACTTTTGGGCTTTCACTGTACGATTTAAATGGTAAACCAGTACCCAAACATCGCCTCTCCGCTGGCGAAAAACAACTACTAGCCATCGCTTTTCTCTGGGGACTAGCCAAAGTCTCCGGACGCCGCTTACCAGTAGCCATAGATACACCACTTGGTAGACTCGACTCCTCCCACCGCCATAACCTAGTAGAACGTTACTTCCCATTCGCTAGCCATCAAGTCATTTTACTTTCTACCGACACCGAAATCGGTAAACAAGAAGTAGAAACCTTAAGAGATAATCGAGCCATCGCCCACGAATATCTCCTCAAATACGACTCATCCACTCGGCAAACTACTATAGAAAAGGGATATTTTTGGTAA
- the dndE gene encoding DNA sulfur modification protein DndE, with translation MESPIERIRLSQTAKDQLLKLRRTTKIDQWNILCRWAFCRSLAEPTPPSPVPIPQDSNVEMTWHVFSGEISDILILALKQRCHNDGYPLDKETLVTQFRLHLHRGIGYLAGDPNIKKIEDLIALTVKD, from the coding sequence ATGGAATCACCAATAGAACGTATTCGCCTTTCCCAAACAGCCAAAGACCAACTACTCAAACTCAGGCGCACCACCAAAATCGACCAATGGAACATCCTCTGTCGCTGGGCGTTTTGTCGTTCCCTCGCCGAACCAACTCCACCCTCGCCCGTACCAATACCCCAAGATAGCAATGTAGAAATGACATGGCATGTCTTTAGTGGTGAAATATCTGATATACTCATTCTCGCCCTCAAACAACGCTGTCACAATGATGGATATCCTCTTGACAAAGAAACTCTTGTAACTCAATTTCGTCTGCATTTGCATCGCGGTATCGGTTACTTAGCAGGCGATCCAAATATCAAGAAAATTGAAGATTTAATTGCACTAACAGTGAAAGATTGA